ctgaagtaacaaataaataaatataagaaaaagaaaaaaaactaataattaaggagcagcaataaaataacagtagcgaggctatatacagggtgtaccggtacagagtcaatgtgcggggcacaggttagtcgtggtaattgaggtaatatgtgcatgtaggtagaggtaaagtgattatgcatgGATAATTAACAAGGAgtggcagcagtgtaaaaatggggGTGGTGGttgcacaatgcaaatagtccgggtagccatttgagtaACTGttaagcagtcttatggcttgggggttgaagctgttaaggagccttttggtcctagacttggccctccggtaccacttgccgtgccgtaccagagagaacagtctatgactagggtgactggagtctttgaccatttttggggccttcctctgacacacctAATATATAGGtcttggatgtcaggaagcttggccccagtaatgtactgggccatacgcactactctctgtagcaccttacagtcagatgccaagcagttgccataccaggcagtgataaaaccagtcaggatgatctcaatggtgcagctgtagaaccttttgaagatctgaggacccatgccaaatcttttcagtctcctgagggggaataggttttgtcgtgccctcttcacgactgtcttggtgtgcttggaccatgttagtttgttggtgatgtggacaccaaggaacttgaatctctcaaaCTGCTCCATTGCAGCCCCGTCTATGAGAATGAgtgtgtgctcggtcctccttttcctgtagtccacaatcatctcctttgtcttgatcacgttgagatagaggttgttgtcctggcaccacacgcccaggtctctgacctcctccctataggctgtctcgtcgttgttggtgatcactgttgtgtcattggcaaatttaatgatggtgttggagtagtgcctggccgtgcagtcatgagtgcacagggagtacaggaggggactgagcatgcacccctgagaggcccctgtattgaggatcagcgtggcggatgtgttgttacctacccttaccacctggggctgcccgtcaggaagtccaggatccagggtttctgggacaatggtgttgatgtgagccatgaccagcctttaaaagcacttcatggctacagatgtgagtgctactggtcggtagtcatttaggcaggttaccttagtgttcttgggcacagggactatggtggtctgcttaaaacatgttggtattatagactcggacagggagagaatCAATCGGAATAATTGGGGCCCTGGGGACGTTCTACATTAAAGGGGAGGTTAACTTGGCCCCAGACAATCGATCTGGTTTTTTTTCTGTTGCTTTAACCCCTGTGACAAAAAAAGTaatgttttattgtttttatAGGTACAGGGTCCAGGAATAGGAATCCTGTCCATCTCGAAGAGTGGGCACCTGGCTCTGTCCATGGCCTCTTTTCTCTCTGGCATCTCAGCCACAGCCTGGATCAACGGCAGCAACGCTAATATGGTGGCGCCACTGCACTACAAAGACCTCATCATCCCTTCCATCACGCCTATCGTTGAGAACGTCACCTTCTCACCGTCCGGCATCCTCGACATCCGAGACGCCTTACCGGACCCAGAGACTGAGGGGAACCGCGGTTCTGTGATCCCAATAGAACGTTCCAATTCTAGGTTCCTCTTCGCCGCCTCTGAGGATGACAGGAACTGGAACAGCTGTCTCTTCGCCCAACAGGCCGCCGCCCGGCTGAGGCATCATGGGAAAGAGAACTTTGAGGTAAGGAAATAAACCTGAACACAAACATTTTGATAGCAAAAAGTTTAATCAAGTACTACTAGATAATCACATGATGTTTAAGCCTAAATTGCCTTTACTCAATAGCAGGGGTTGAAACTGAAATTATTCTTCCAATagtttcgttctgaacagaacctCTATTTATTTTGTTACGTTCCATTGTTTCGACCAGcataataaagttctgaaccggttcgacCCAGAAAAAATGACTGGTTTATAGAATTCCTTCTGGTTCCTTTTAACTACATTTAGCTTATTAAATTACCACACCAATCAGTGCAGAATCTGCAACTAGAGCAGCTTTCTATG
The sequence above is a segment of the Salvelinus alpinus chromosome 1, SLU_Salpinus.1, whole genome shotgun sequence genome. Coding sequences within it:
- the LOC139539953 gene encoding acyl-coenzyme A thioesterase 6-like gives rise to the protein MGSPETLSWQHSNVQGPGIGILSISKSGHLALSMASFLSGISATAWINGSNANMVAPLHYKDLIIPSITPIVENVTFSPSGILDIRDALPDPETEGNRGSVIPIERSNSRFLFAASEDDRNWNSCLFAQQAAARLRHHGKENFEGGAFSGSTLHAPGFHSTVGQVVVFGGEAKAHHQAQLDLWRRVQEFFRKHLNRNNTAQKAMLYTRG